One window of the Manihot esculenta cultivar AM560-2 chromosome 14, M.esculenta_v8, whole genome shotgun sequence genome contains the following:
- the LOC110631346 gene encoding protein DETOXIFICATION 16 codes for MDAEAFKSSLESPLISNSENGIEPAKKCYEKAEIISELKKQMNLAGPLVLVSFLQYSLQMISVMFVGHLGELSLSSASMATSFAGVTGFALMLGMGSALETFCGQAYGARQFHMLGVHLQRAMLVLVLTSIPISFIWVFTGQIFIGLNQDPQISIHSGIYARWLIPAIVPYGLLQCQSRFLQTQNIVLPLVLSTGITSLVHVLICWTFIFRFGFGNKAAALSIAISYCINVFILAIYIKFSPTCKHTWTGFSRAGTKDLLSFLKLGIPSALMVCLEFWSYEFLVIISGLLPNPKLQLSMMSISLNTSSVVFRIPFGLGSAVSTRVSNELGAGRPDAACLAVRIVIFLAVAESLSLGLALVAARNVWGFLYTNEKEVVRYLASVLPVLALSNFMDGMQAVLSGTARGCGWQKLGACINLGAYYLVGLPSALVLTFLFHFGGMGLWMGITCGSSVQALLLLAITMHTDWDQEAKKARVTVYGSRIPGDVPAEVV; via the exons ATGGATGCAGAAGCCTTCAAGAGTTCCCTTGAATCCCCATTAATTTCAAACTCTGAAAATGGTATTGAGCCAGCCAAGAAATGCTATGAAAAAGCAGAGATAATTTCTGAACTGAAGAAGCAAATGAACTTGGCAGGGCCACTAGTGCTTGTCAGTTTCTTGCAATACAGTCTACAGATGATCTCCGTCATGTTTGTAGGCCATCTCGGAGAGCTCTCTCTTTCAAGTGCTTCAATGGCTACTTCATTTGCTGGAGTTACTGGTTTTGCTCTCATG CTGGGAATGGGAAGTGCACTGGAGACATTCTGTGGGCAAGCCTATGGAGCACGACAGTTCCATATGCTTGGTGTGCACTTGCAAAGGGCTATGCTCGTTCTTGTACTTACAAGCATCCCTATATCATTTATTTGGGTTTTCACAGGCCAGATTTTCATAGGCCTCAATCAAGACCCACAAATTTCAATCCACTCGGGAATCTATGCACGGTGGTTGATCCCTGCCATTGTTCCATATGGCCTCCTTCAATGCCAGTCTAGATTCCTGCAAACACAGAACATTGTTTTGCCATTGGTGTTAAGTACTGGCATCACAAGTTTGGTCCATGTTCTCATTTGCTGGACTTTCATCTTTAGATTCGGCTTTGGCAACAAAGCGGCTGCCCTGTCTATTGCAATCTCTTACTGCATCAATGTGTTCATTTTAGCTATCTATATCAAGTTTTCTCCAACATGTAAACATACTTGGACAGGTTTCTCCAGGGCAGGAACCAAAGATCTACTTAGTTTTCTTAAATTAGGAATACCTTCAGCTCTCATGGTTTG CTTGGAATTCTGGTCGTATGAGTTTTTAGTTATTATATCAGGCCTGCTTCCAAATCCGAAACTACAATTGTCAATGATGAGCATCAG CTTGAATACGAGTTCTGTGGTATTCAGAATCCCCTTTGGCCTTGGTAGTGCTGTGAG CACAAGAGTTTCAAATGAGTTGGGCGCCGGGAGACCTGATGCTGCATGTTTAGCAGTACGGATTGTTATATTCTTGGCAGTTGCGGAGAGTTTGTCCCTCGGCTTAGCTCTAGTTGCAGCGAGGAACGTTTGGGGCTTCTTGTACACTAACGAAAAGGAAGTTGTAAGATATTTGGCGTCTGTATTGCCAGTGCTTGCATTATCCAACTTCATGGATGGGATGCAGGCTGTGCTCTCAG GTACTGCAAGAGGCTGTGGGTGGCAAAAACTTGGTGCATGTATAAACTTAGGAGCTTATTACCTTGTCGGCCTACCTTCTGCTCTAGTGCTGACTTTTCTGTTCCACTTTGGAGGAATG GGACTTTGGATGGGAATCACATGTGGTAGTTCTGTGCAAGCTCTTTTGCTTTTAGCCATCACCATGCACACTGATTGGGACCAGGAA GCAAAGAAGGCCAGGGTTACAGTATATGGTTCCAGAATCCCAGGAGATGTGCCTGCTGAAGTAGTTTAA
- the LOC110599701 gene encoding plant intracellular Ras-group-related LRR protein 9 encodes MDPNPKSFPILSYVMARLPSLSGKSPSTTCDVEQPPPRAPSDPSSSQTPIVSQLPHLTDPKLLASMTRAIADVAQTRSVLRTLGPRPDHETVDAARLKLCEIESDLSKQLEEIVLSPRPSDVDRLDWRSQLADKEQQCRRAAEKEKILYKTILQLEEMHQSYEKLLRAAEQRLVKIYEKAEMGEAEEEEVKKDKEEVDEQLNEEIVGILQEASGKELERVDLSNRRLLFLPEAFGKIHGLRVLNLSNNQLEVIPDSISGLENLEELNLASNILDALPDSIGLLHNLKILDASSNKLESLPDSISNCRSLVELDVSFNRLTYLPTNIGYELVNLKKLSIQLNRLRSFPTSIGEMRSLQHLDAHFNELQGLPLSIGRLTNLEILNLSNNFTDLKELPETLGDLTNLKELDLSNNQIQTLPDTFGRLDNLTKLNLEQNPLVIPPSEVVKEGIEAVKMFMAKRWLDILVEAERKSMVVVQEQGQTGWLTRSTSLLKKYVENVSENVSGLLSPRSPKDAYLDQQL; translated from the exons ATGGATCCCAATCCCAAGTCTTTCCCCATCCTCTCCTATGTTATGGCCCGACTCCCCTCCTTATCAGGCAAATCCCCTTCCACCACCTGTGACGTCGAGCAGCCCCCGCCACGGGCTCCCTCCGATCCCTCTTCCAGTCAAACCCCCATTGTTTCCCAACTACCCCACTTAACTGACCCCAAACTCCTAGCTTCAATGACCCGCGCTATCGCCGACGTCGCTCAAACCCGATCAGTCCTTCGAACCCTTGGCCCTCGTCCTGACCACGAGACTGTCGACGCTGCCCGACTTAAGCTCTGTGAAATCGAATCCGATCTCTCCAAACAGCTCGAAGAAATTGTCCTCTCTCCACGGCCGTCTGATGTCGACAGGCTTGACTGGCGTTCGCAGTTGGCGGACAAGGAACAGCAGTGTCGACGAGCCGCCGAGAAAGAGAAGATCTTGTACAAGACGATATTGCAATTAGAGGAGATGCATCAGTCTTATGAGAAGCTGTTGAGAGCGGCGGAGCAGCGGTTGGTGAAGATTTATGAGAAGGCGGAGATGGGAGaggcggaggaggaggaggttaAGAAAGATAAGGAGGAAGTGGACGAGCAGTTGAACGAAGAGATTGTGGGAATACTCCAAGAGGCGTCCGGAAAGGAGCTGGAGAGGGTCGATTTGTCGAACAGGAGACTATTGTTCTTGCCTGAGGCGTTTGGAAAGATTCATGGGTTGAGAGTGCTTAATCTCTCTAATAATCAGCTTGAG GTCATCCCTGACTCAATATCTGGGTTGGAAAATCTCGAGGAGCTCAACCTTGCATCAAATATTTTGGACGCATTGCCAGATTCTATTGGATTGCTACACAACTTGAAAATTCTAGACGCCTCCAGTAATAAGCTAGAGTCTTTACCTGACTCCATTTCAAATTGCAG GTCATTGGTGGAGTTGGATGTGAGCTTCAATCGTCTTACATACTTGCCGACTAATATTGGATATGAATTGGTGAATCTTAAAAAGCTGTCAATCCAGTTGAACAGGCTCCGTTCTTTTCCCACTTCTATTGGTGAGATGAGATCTCTGCAGCATCTGGATGCTCACTTCAATGAGCTTCAGGGCCTTCCACTTTCAATTGGGAGATTGACAAATCTTGAGATCCTCAACTTGAGCAATAATTTCACTGACCTGAAGGAACTTCCTGAGACATTGGGTGACTTGACAAACCTCAAGGAACTTGATCTCAGCAATAATCAGATTCAAACATTACCAGATACATTCGGACGGCTGGATAATTTAACCAAATTGAACTTGGAGCAAAATCCTCTTGTGATCCCACCATCAGAAGTAGTGAAGGAAGGCATTGAAGCTGTGAAGATGTTCATGGCTAAGAGATGGCTTGACATACTAGTGGAGGCAGAAAGAAAAAGCATGGTTGTAGTACAAGAGCAAGGACAGACAGGGTGGTTGACGAGGAGCACATCCTTGTTGAAGAAGTATGTTGAAAATGTATCTGAGAATGTTTCAGGATTATTAAGTCCAAGATCTCCCAAGGACGCTTACCTGGATCAGCAGCTATAG
- the LOC110600391 gene encoding uncharacterized protein LOC110600391: MLQFPAYMTQYPWSTRTIPTSCLLPSQWPQPHSEELLLAMEESDFEEKCNEIRKTNSNIPVIGKTTVDNDREDFDNDADDDDPDNAEESEGEEFEQETG, translated from the exons ATGTTGCAGTTCCCGGCGTACATGACACAGTACCCCTGGTCAACGAGGACGATTCCGACTTCATGTCTACTACCGTCGCAGTGGCCTCAACCTCACAGCGAAGAGCTCCTGCTCGCCATGGAGGAATCCGATTTCGAAGAGAAG TGCAATGAAATCAGAAAGACTAACAGCAACATCCCAGTAATCGGTAAAACTACTGTTGATAATGATAGAGAAGACTTTGATAATGATGCGGATGATGATGATCCTGATAATGCAGAGGAATCTGAAGGTGAAGAATTTGAGCAGGAAACTGGCTGA
- the LOC110600390 gene encoding uncharacterized protein LOC110600390, with protein MVSDSDSQISVDTIKFLCSYGGQILPRPVDGKLRYVGGLSRILAADRSISFAELMVKLGEFCGYSVELKCQLPKGNFEMLISIKSDGELALLLEEYDRCCPGSKIRAVLSPPQSLKTVSPPPSAPASVDFYPVKLPSNAFDYRQSGSYSPPIGYPIGFCKDYCGLLYNPCKDKENPGLCCGDPRFKGQGNPRFRRCDPYWSIIGINAQKIS; from the exons ATGGTGAGCGATAGTGATTCACAGATAAGCGTAGATACTATAAAGTTTCTTTGTAGCTACGGTGGTCAGATTCTTCCACGACCCGTTGATGGAAAGCTTCGTTACGTTGGTGGTCTCTCTAGAATTCTAGCTGCCGATCGTTCCATATCCTTTGCAG AACTGATGGTTAAGCTTGGGGAATTTTGTGGATATTCCGTGGAATTGAAGTGTCAGTTGCCGAAAGGAAATTTTGAAATGCTAATTTCTATAAAATCTGATGGGGAATTGGCGCTTCTTCTTGAAGAATATGATCGGTGTTGTCCTGGTTCTAAGATTAGAGCCGTTCTCTCCCCTCCACAGTCGCTCAAAACCGTCTCTCCTCCTCCATCAGCACCTGCAAGCGTCGATTTCTATCCAGTCAAATTGCCTTCTAATGCCTTCGATTATCGACAATCTGGAAGTTATTCACCGCCGATCGGATATCCCATCGGCTTTTGCAAGGACTATTGCGGACTCCTTTATAATCCATGTAAGGACAAGGAAAACCCTGGATTATGCTGTGGAGACCCTCGGTTTAAAGGACAAGGAAACCCTAGATTTCGGCGTTGTGACCCGTACTGGTCAATAATTGGCATTAACGCTCAGAAAATTAGCTAA
- the LOC110631160 gene encoding L-type lectin-domain containing receptor kinase S.1 produces MRPPPQSFILLLLCWVYPCFSVDFLFNSFNATKPGVIFIDDARVDSAVILLTNDTNQYSLGRAFYPTRIRMKPTQNSTTLSSFSTSFVFSVLPEIASSPGFGLTFVLSNWTNPPNALASQYFGLFTNATVSSQAPLLAVEFDTGQNPEFNDPNGNHIGIDLNNIESTKTEPAGYYNSSGGFVPVIMNNGQNVHAWIDFNGPNFEINVTVAPIGVPRPPVPTLNFKDPVIANYVSAEMYVGFSASKTTWVEPQRILAWSFSDTGLAREINTTNLPVFLPPSSTNSLSAGAIAGISIGCAAFVLILSYGLYRFWLNQKLKDQEEDEIEDWELEYWPHRYSYEELSQATNGFSNDQLLGSGGFGKVYKGILSNSTEVAVKCVNHDSKQGLREFMAEISSMGRLQHKNLVQMRGWCRKSTELMLVYDYMSNGSLDRYIFSKPKKLLNWQQRRQVLADVAEGLNYLHHGWDQVVVHRDIKSSNILLDSEMRGRLGDFGLAKLYSHNEVPNTTRVVGTLGYLAPELATIAVPTAASDVYSFGVVILEVASGRKPIEMGKDEEEDRVLIDCVRELYVEGKLVEAADERMQGEYGVEEMEMVLKLGLACCHPDPQKRPSMKEVVALLVGEHVAAAPAELLTELARGATGDNNDV; encoded by the coding sequence ATGAGGCCGCCGCCTCAGTCCttcatcctcctcctcctctgttGGGTCTATCCCTGTTTTTCGGTTGACTTTCTCTTTAATTCCTTTAATGCTACAAAGCCCGGTGTTATTTTCATCGATGATGCCCGGGTGGACTCGGCGGTCATCCTGCTCACCAACGATACCAACCAGTATTCCTTGGGACGAGCCTTTTACCCAACAAGGATTCGAATGAAACCAACTCAGAACTCCACTACTCTGTCTTCCTTCTCTACTTCATTCGTTTTCTCTGTATTGCCAGAGATCGCCTCAAGTCCAGGCTTTGGCCTTACCTTTGTTCTCTCAAACTGGACCAACCCTCCTAATGCTCTCGCCAGTCAGTATTTCGGGCTTTTCACTAATGCGACTGTATCTTCTCAGGCTCCACTTCTGGCTGTGGAGTTCGACACGGGGCAGAATCCTGAATTCAACGACCCTAATGGGAATCATATCGGGATTGATTTGAATAACATTGAATCTACCAAGACAGAACCTGCTGGATATTATAATTCCTCTGGAGGATTTGTGCCAGTAATTATGAACAATGGGCAGAACGTTCACGCCTGGATTGACTTCAATGGTCCTAATTTTGAGATAAATGTGACTGTTGCGCCCATTGGAGTGCCTCGTCCGCCTGTGCCTACACTCAATTTTAAAGATCCTGTTATTGCTAATTATGTTTCTGCTGAGATGTATGTGGGATTCTCGGCTTCCAAGACGACTTGGGTTGAGCCCCAAAGGATTTTGGCTTGGAGTTTCAGTGACACGGGGTTGGCCAGAGAGATTAACACCACAAATCTGCCGGTTTTTTTGCCCCCATCATCGACCAACTCTTTGTCGGCTGGGGCTATCGCCGGGATTTCGATTGGTTGTGCTGCTTTTGTTCTTATCCTTTCTTATGGGCTTTATAGGTTCTGGCTAAACCAGAAATTGAAAGATCAAGAAGAAGATGAGATCGAAGATTGGGAGCTTGAATACTGGCCTCATCGATATTCATATGAAGAGCTAAGCCAAGCCACAAATGGATTCTCCAACGATCAGCTCCTGGGTTCGGGAGGATTTGGTAAAGTATACAAGGGAATTCTCTCCAACAGCACGGAAGTTGCCGTCAAATGTGTGAACCACGACTCCAAACAAGGTCTGAGAGAGTTCATGGCAGAAATCTCAAGCATGGGTAGACTCCAACATAAGAACCTAGTCCAAATGAGAGGCTGGTGCAGAAAATCCACTGAGCTCATGCTTGTCTATGATTACATGTCCAATGGCAGCCTCGATCGTTATATATTTAGCAAGCCCAAGAAGCTTTTGAACTGGCAACAACGCCGCCAAGTCCTCGCCGATGTAGCCGAGGGGCTAAACTACCTTCACCATGGATGGGACCAAGTGGTGGTACACAGGGATATTAAATCGAGCAACATATTGTTGGACTCAGAGATGCGAGGCCGGCTTGGAGACTTTGGTCTTGCAAAGCTGTACAGTCACAATGAAGTACCTAACACGACGCGAGTAGTGGGAACATTGGGATACTTGGCACCTGAACTGGCAACGATTGCCGTACCGACGGCGGCAAGCGATGTATATAGCTTTGGAGTAGTAATACTAGAGGTCGCCAGCGGAAGGAAGCCGATAGAGATGGGGAAGGATGAAGAGGAAGATAGGGTGCTTATTGATTGCGTGAGGGAATTGTATGTCGAAGGGAAGTTGGTGGAGGCGGCGGATGAGAGGATGCAAGGGGAGTATGGGGTGGAGGAGATGGAGATGGTCTTGAAGCTTGGGTTGGCCTGTTGCCACCCGGATCCCCAGAAGAGGCCTAGCATGAAAGAGGTCGTGGCCCTTCTGGTGGGAGAGCATGTGGCGGCTGCGCCGGCGGAATTATTGACTGAGTTGGCTCGTGGGGCTACCGGAGACAATAATGATGTGTGA
- the LOC110631161 gene encoding U-box domain-containing protein 33 — protein MEEEKPYLPANSLPYCSARIMSSEIVEIGEDSRSGAFVNSIDAGANDVYVAVGKDDLDVLKWALDHVLSSGARVFLVHVFPPITYISTPVGKLSRSQLSQDQVRFYINEEHNRRKNILQKYIRLCNDAKVTVDTMLLESSETAKAILDLIPVLNITHLVMGTTRRPRTRLLKKKLAKAEFVKKNAPDYCEVTIVPDGKKAVDEQQATELVHPSLPSNPARSNISRSNSEKKFLECVCFSVCRSKVKHS, from the exons ATGGAAGAGGAGAAACCATACTTGCCGGCCAATTCTCTTCCATATTGCAGTGCAAGAATTATGTCGTCGGAAATTGTGGAGATTGGAGAGGATAGCAGGAGTGGTGCTTTTGTTAACAGCATAGATGCTGGAgctaatgatgtttatgtagccGTTGGTAAAGATGATTTAGATGTCCTCAAATGGGCTCTTGATCATGTTCTTTCTTCTGGAGCTCGAGTTTTCCTTGTTCATGTTTTTCCTCCTATAACATATATTTCTACACCAG TTGGAAAACTATCCAGAAGTCAGTTGAGCCAAGATCAAGTGAGATTTTACATTAATGAAGAGCATAACAGGAGGAAAAATATATTGCAGAAATACATTCGCTTGTGTAACGATGCCAAG GTCACTGTGGATACAATGCTCTTGGAGAGCAGTGAGACTGCCAAAGCCATTCTTGATCTTATTCCTGTTCTCAACATTACCCATCTTGTCATGGGAACCACACGCCGGCCTCGCACTAG GCTACTGAAGAAAAAATTGGCGAAAGCAGAATTTGTCAAGAAGAACGCTCCTGACTATTGTGAGGTTACTATTGTTCCTGATGGAAAGAAAGCTGTGGATGAGCAGCAAGCAACAGAGCTGGTGCATCCATCTCTCCCATCCAATCCGGCAAGATCGAATATTTCTCGGAGCAACTCAGAAAAGAAGTTTTTGGAGTGTGTATGCTTTTCAG TTTGTAGGAGTAAGGTGAAGCATTCTTAA
- the LOC110631162 gene encoding 60S ribosomal protein L27a-3, producing the protein MTTRFKKNRKKRGHVSAGHGRIGKHRKHPGGRGNAGGMHHHRILFDKYHPGYFGKVGMRYFHKLRNKFYCPIVNIDKLWSLLPQEVKDKASKDNVPMIDVTQYGYFKVLGKGALPENKPVVVKAKLVSKIAEKKIKENGGAVVLTA; encoded by the coding sequence ATGACCACCCGATTCAAGAAAAATCGGAAGAAGCGCGGCCATGTTAGCGCTGGCCATGGGCGTATCGGCAAACACCGGAAGCACCCAGGAGGTCGCGGTAACGCCGGAGGCATGCACCATCACAGGATCCTCTTCGACAAGTACCATCCTGGGTATTTTGGAAAGGTCGGTATGCGATACTTCCACAAGTTGCGGAACAAGTTCTACTGCCCCATCGTCAACATCGACAAGCTCTGGTCGTTGCTACCTCAGGAAGTGAAGGATAAGGCTAGTAAGGACAATGTGCCCATGATCGATGTCACTCAGTATGGTTACTTCAAGGTATTGGGGAAGGGCGCTCTGCCAGAGAACAAGCCGGTTGTAGTGAAAGCGAAGCTGGTATCCAAGATTGCCGAGAAAAAGATAAAGGAGAATGGAGGAGCTGTTGTGCTTACGGCTTAA